One part of the Oryzias melastigma strain HK-1 linkage group LG21, ASM292280v2, whole genome shotgun sequence genome encodes these proteins:
- the LOC112137999 gene encoding gamma-crystallin M3-like, producing the protein MGKIVFYEDRNFQGRSYECMSDCSDMSSYLSRCHSCRVESGCFMVYDRPNYMGNQYFMRRGEYADYMSMFGWSGAIRSCRMIPMYRGQFRMRIYERENFGGQMYELMDDCDSIMDRYRMSDCMSCNVMDGHWLMYEQPHYRGRMMYMRPGEYRSFRDMGFSGMRFMSMRRIMDMC; encoded by the exons ATGGGCAAG ATCGTTTTTTACGAGGACAGGAACTTCCAGGGTCGCTCCTATGAGTGCATGAGCGACTGCTCCGACATGTCCTCCTACCTGAGCAGGTGTCACTCCTGCAGGGTGGAGAGCGGCTGCTTCATGGTCTACGACCGTCCCAACTACATGGGGAACCAGTACTTCATGAGGAGGGGCGAGTATGCTGACTACATGAGCATGTTTGGATGGAGCGGAGCCATCAGGTCCTGCCGCATGATCCCCATG TACAGGGGTCAGTTCAGGATGAGGATCTATGAGAGGGAGAACTTCGGAGGTCAGATGTACGAGCTGATGGACGACTGCGACTCCATCATGGACCGTTACCGCATGTCTGACTGCATGTCCTGCAACGTGATGGACGGCCACTGGCTGATGTACGAGCAGCCCCACTACAGAGGCAGGATGATGTACATGAGGCCCGGAGAGTACAGGAGCTTCAGGGACATGGGCTTCAGCGGCATGAGGTTCATGAGCATGAGGCGCATCATGGACATGTGCTAG
- the LOC112138000 gene encoding gamma-crystallin M3-like codes for MGKIIFYEDRNFMGRSYETSSDCADMSSYLSRCHSCRVESGCFMVYDRPNYMGNQYFMRRGEYADYMSTMGMRDCIRSCRMIPMYRGQYRMRIYERENFGGQMYEMMDDCDSIMDRYRMNNCMSCNVMDGHWLMYEQPHYRGRMMYMRPGEYRSFKDMGFSGMRFMSMRRIMDM; via the exons ATGGGCAAG atCATCTTCTACGAGGACAGGAACTTCATGGGACGTTCCTATGAGACCAGCAGTGACTGTGCTGACATGTCCTCCTACCTGAGCAGGTGTCACTCCTGCAGGGTGGAGAGCGGCTGCTTTATGGTCTACGACCGTCCCAACTACATGGGGAACCAGTACTTCATGAGGAGGGGCGAGTATGCTGACTACATGAGCACAATGGGTATGAGGGACTGCATCAGGTCCTGCCGTATGATCCCCATG TACAGGGGCCAGTACAGGATGAGGATCTATGAGAGGGAGAACTTTGGGGGTCAGATGTACGAGATGATGGACGACTGCGACTCCATCATGGACCGTTACCGCATGAACAACTGCATGTCCTGCAACGTGATGGACGGCCACTGGCTGATGTACGAGCAGCCCCACTACAGAGGCAGGATGATGTACATGAGGCCCGGAGAGTACAGGAGCTTCAAGGACATGGGCTTCAGCGGCATGAGGTTCATGAGCATGAGGCGCATCATGGATATGTAA